The sequence below is a genomic window from Oreochromis aureus strain Israel breed Guangdong linkage group 12, ZZ_aureus, whole genome shotgun sequence.
AACAATGCTGTTTCTTCAGAAACAATAATATTAATGTGaacttgtaatttttttaaatgtaattattttgtcTGGGGTGGGTAggtgaaaactgagaaaaatcaGACATGTTCAATCTGAACAGTGATCACTGTCTCTTTGAAACATTCCTCGCCTGGTGGTTTCAGGAATGTTGCTCAATTTGGAGAGACATGCACATAAATCATCGCCTTACTAATAAGGTGGTGTACACAGTGGATCAGCAGCCATAGACCTGTCCAGACATGCGTTAAGTGGAATGACAAAAATTGCTTAAAGTACACTtcataaggtttttttttaaaaaaagctttcatATCATTTCTGCTGAAGAAGGAACAAAGAGGATGGAAATACTCTAAACATTGGACGTCAGTACATCCTGTGTTTAGCAATGTGCAACAAAGATATAAAGCTTGCTcaaatgtaatttaaatatgACATGTTTGTTGGGGTGGCCACAACGGTGGCGCAGTGTTGCCTCacaacaagaaggtcctgagttcgacTCTAGCACCTGGCcgaggcctttctgtgtggagtttggatgttctctctgtgtttgagtGGGTTTTCTCTgggttcctcccacagtccaaggacatgcagttagtggggttctGAACTGCCCAAAGGTGGGTTAatgtggttgtctgtctctatgagTTAGCCTTGGTCAgattggcaacctgtccagggtgtaccccgcctctctctctctccctatgGTAGCTGAAATAGGCTCCAGCCACCCCacaaccctgataaggataagcggaagaaaatggatggatgggtgttTGTTGGTGGTGGTCTGACTATTTCAGAAATTGATGATCTACTTGGATTTTCACACACAACCATCTTTAGGGTTTTCAGATAATGGctcaaaaaagacaaattattcAGTGAGTGGCAGTTCTTAGGATGAAAATCCAAAAGCCAGAGAAGAATGGCCAGACTTCTACGAGCTTTTAGGAGCACAACAGTAGCTGAAATGACCACTTACAACCCTGTTACGTAGAAGGACGCACAACATGTGCAACCTTGACACAGGTGGGCTAAGGCAGTCAGAATTTGGTTTAAACAACATGAAGGAATGGATTCATCCTGCAATGTATCATGATTCAGGCTGGTAGTGGTGGTGTAatgtgtgggggatattttttgtacacagtgagtattgttgctgaccatccCAGTCTTACCACAGTGTGCACATGTTCTGATGACTGATTAAAGCAGGATAATGTGCCATGTCACAGAAAATTagttcactgcactcaaatggACTCCAAAGTCAGCAGATCTCAATCTAACAGAGCACCTTTGTGGAATGGTGGTACGTGAGATTCCCACCGTGTATCTGCAGCTGACAAAATCTGCAGTTGAAACTGTGTGGTGCTCTCCTGTCAGTGTGGGCCAAAATCACTGAGAAgtttttccagcaccttgttgaatttaTGTCTTGAAGAATTAAAGTAGTTCAAAAGGAGGGCAAAGGATGGTCCAGCACCCAGCAGCCTGTTACCTTAGCTCAGCATGAAAAATTGAAAACACTGGGAAACAGATACTGGTACTTATATTGGCCCTTATTGAAGTACTTTGTATTTAAGGTGTGTGATACTTCCTCTTCAGGGGAAAAAGTACTTTCTTACTAAACTACATATATTTTCCAAACATAGCAAATAATAGATTTTTAGAGAAACATATTGTAAACACAATACAAATATATAGTTACATTGTTTTTGCTACTGTTAGATCAGTATGTTGTCAAATACAGTGGATGTCCTTACATGGTCATTTCAGACAAACAGTTCTGGCCATTACTAAAGCAGTCCCACCCATTTGCTGTTGGGTAATAGGGAAGGAGAACTGAGCTAAAGACTTCTTGTTTGAGACAAAGTCCAGTGTAAGATAAATGAGCACTGTTTTGAATTGTGTGTCATGGAAATCTACACAATTGTAGGATAATAGGTCAACTttaagttaaaaagtttaatacTTGTTCTACCACAGCATGTTTTGGGAATGCATACTGCACAAGTGATGGCTGGAAAATTTATGTCTGCtgtttaaaactgcatttagtTCCATTTGCATTAGCAGGAGTGTCTCTATAAACTAACCTTGACGTCCTTTGTTAATGTTTCTGGCAGCATCAGCCAAATAAAGAGCAGATCAGCAGTGCTGAAAGCCAGGGCGAGCAGAGCTGGAGTGAGGTAGaagacatttcctgttgctttGGAGCTGATAGCAAAGTAGGCGCCCATCAGAGGCCCCGCAGTGAAGCCCAAGGAAAAGGCAACACCGATCATGGCCTGATTACAACAGagggaaacagaaaacagaaaaacactttattCATCTATTCTCAATACATGTGAGGGTCATGCTAAGCTAAGTGTACtgataacaaaaaaaagtatgtataaatataacacaaagtaattttaattaatttcactTCAACAAAACATTTCCTGTAATGACCACAAATATTTCTGCCTACCATTCCTCGGTTCCGTGCTTTCGGGCACGGCAGGTCGGCTATGATGGCAGTGCAGAGGCTGACGTTGCCCTTACAAATGCCCCCAATTACCCGAAACAAAAGGAACATGCTGAAGCTCCGGGAAACAGCCCAGACTGCATAGGAGGACATCAGCCCTAACTGATACACAAGGCACCCAATTAGATGTGAATGAGTCAGCTCTGGAGAAAggactgtgtgttttcttaCAGCACGAAAAGTGAtaaacaaaactttaaaaagtcgTGAAAAAGTGATGTTTTCCTCACTGTGGTGAGCATAAGCAGGGGTCGCCGGCCATAGGAGTCTGACAGAGCCCCGGTTACAGGTGATGCCAGGAACTGTAGCAGAGAAAACAGTGACCCAATCAGACCTGTAGGGGAAAAAAGGAGCATTATTAAACCAATGAGCCTGCAACACTGAAAATATAAATTTGACCTTAATGTTGAATAAATCTGATGTTTAAAATTAATCCAATATACCTCCAAACAGGACACTGTTGTATTTCTTTTCTAAAGGAATCCCAACAGCCTCCCGGAACCAGTCCACAACAGACTGAAGAGACTGGTACACACCATCCtgcccacacacaaacaaagcagcacagagCTATAGTATAAATACCAGCAAAGTGGTCGTTTCACCATGACTCAGCAGGCGGATTCAGCCACTGACTAATCTAATCAAATCACTCATGAGTTTGTTACAGTTTTTATGGAGGAGATTCTTCACACAAAACCATCTTTGTTCGAGGATGTGTTCACAATGTAGAAATGGTCTGTTGAGGAAATGCCATTCAAAAAATCCTATCTAACAATTTTCACACTgcaaaaaaatgtcttcagtaAACACTGTTACTCTTATTTCAAAAGCATTTtgaaataagtgacatcatcactGGCAGGAAATAAGGCTGCTGGAATTACCTTCCAAGTTTTAATGCTTTCAACCTGTTTCCTTGTGATGTATAGCAGGCTTAACATCTTAATATCTGCTGTGATTTTAAAAGTGCCTTTAAGTGATTATactgctataaaaaaaaaaaaaaaaaaaaagaccaaccCCGCTTTCTGCATAGTGATCCAAAATAGAAGGCAGCAGAGGTAGAATCAGAGTGAATCCCAGCAGGTCCAGCAGCAGGATGATAAACACAATCTTGATGACCTTTGTGGAGAAGGTGCCTTCATCTTCCTTGGATTTGTTTACGGCTGACATTCTTCCACCTGatagtgtttcttttcctgctgTACAAAGAACAGCACTTTTAATATAGTGTATTAAAATGCCCCTCATGACTTTTCTTAAATAACACAAACAAGCAGAGCCTTTCTTAAAAGAAATTCACCCTTAAAGAGTTACTGTAGGCTATCCCGATCAAACTCTGaagcagtttatttaaatttccTCGAGTTTCTTGCTTTGTACAAATCATACTGAATCCTCATTcaagtagtttttccttttaaataaactgaattactGCAACTGAAATAGGTCTCTATTTCTCTTATCACTTAAATGTGTAGGTACAGTACTTGTACCATGTGTATTTTTAAAGctattttatttagttaaatttagtaaaataatttctattCAGTTACTCAGTGTGCTGACATTTTACTCCAACTGTGGAAAACGCACttgttaaaaacagaaataatcaTTCATTCAAATAAGCCCGAGCATCCAGGGCTGGGTCGGGGAGGGCATCCAGCATaaaaatctgtgccaaatcaaatatgggATTCATCTGCTGTGGTTACCCAATGTAAGAGAGGGCGCAGGAGAATACTGTTATCAAGTACAAAACATTGTTTAAGTTGCATATTTTGGTTtcaacagcttaaaaaaaaaacgaaataaaactgAGAGGGTCGCTTTTACCCTAAAGGTAATTACAGTTAGTATCACTACTGAGTCCTAGAGCATTAAAACACTTAAATACTCAAAGAAGTACCTGAAGACTGTACAATATTTGAGTAGATGTACTTTCGATTAAGATTGTAAAAATGTGGACGCTATTAGTATGTAAAAAGAAGCTTTTCCTGGGTTGGACAGGTTTAAAATACAAAACGTTTACATCAGTTTATATCGGTAAACTTGTAATTACCGACACCGTTCATTAACCACATCTACTTACAGTAAGTAATCAGGAAACAGAGGCAGAGAAACGTGTTGGTCAAGGAAGGAGGAAACAATTCCTACAGCCTTCCTGCTCAGAGCAAATCCACCTCAGTTTGTATGAACTTAAAAATCATCAACACACAAACGTGTTAGGTTGTGCTTTCAAATACCTTCATCTAAAAGCATAAAACACGTTTTTCTACATGTAAATGCTTCGGATCCAGTGGTACTGACCAATGTTTATCAGCATCGCCTTTTTTCCCTCGATTTTTCTCCCTATATATTTTCTCTAATGGAAAGACTTGAACACATTTAACTTACCCAGTGTGCGCAGAGCGGTGGACTCAGAGAAGCAGATCAAAGTGAGGACTAGTTCACCTCGACCTGGCTCATCAGTCAGTCCATTATTGAGTACACACCAGGAAGCGGCGTCCTCTTACATTTTGGATGACA
It includes:
- the mfsd10 gene encoding major facilitator superfamily domain-containing protein 10 produces the protein MSAVNKSKEDEGTFSTKVIKIVFIILLLDLLGFTLILPLLPSILDHYAESGDGVYQSLQSVVDWFREAVGIPLEKKYNSVLFGGLIGSLFSLLQFLASPVTGALSDSYGRRPLLMLTTLGLMSSYAVWAVSRSFSMFLLFRVIGGICKGNVSLCTAIIADLPCPKARNRGMAMIGVAFSLGFTAGPLMGAYFAISSKATGNVFYLTPALLALAFSTADLLFIWLMLPETLTKDVKALSSGCGDCRDLLHPLSLFYFAAVSKKKDQLSRNGMQSLRVLGLVYFCYLFLFSGLEFTLSFLTHQRFQFTGMEQGKMFFFIGVIMALIQGGYARRIKPGQQIKAVRMAIIALIPAFVIIGLSWNVTMLYIGLALYSFAAAIVVPCLSTLVSDHGSASQKGTVMGILRSLGALARALGPVVSSSVYWIAGAQTCFLITSASFVLPLALLGIARRLKEE